Proteins encoded by one window of Sorex araneus isolate mSorAra2 chromosome 3, mSorAra2.pri, whole genome shotgun sequence:
- the LOC105943022 gene encoding keratin-associated protein 3-3 encodes MSCCCVPRCCCSVPTGPATTICSSDKCCRCGVCLPSTCPHTTWLLEPTCCDNCPPPCHIPQPCVPTCFLLNSSQPTPGLESLNLTTYTQPGCQDPCLPPSCCC; translated from the coding sequence ATGTCTTGCTGCTGTGTTCCACGTTGCTGCTGCAGCGTCCCCACCGGCCCTGCCACCACCATCTGCTCCTCTGACAAGTGCTGCAGGTGCGGAGTCTGCCTGCCCAGCACCTGCCCTCACACCACCTGGTTATTGGAGCCCACCTGCTGTGACAACTGCCCACCCCCCTGCCACATTCCTCAGCCCTGTGTGCCCACCTGCTTCCTGCTCAACTCCAGCCAGCCCACTCCAGGCCTGGAGAGCCTCAACCTCACAACCTACACCCAGCCAGGCTGTCAagacccctgcctccctccaagCTGCTGCTGCTGA